One window from the genome of Thermococcus siculi encodes:
- a CDS encoding dihydroorotate dehydrogenase, producing MASLEVELFGIKFENPLILASGINDKVPEQWIRAHEEGAGGVVTKSIGLEPRKGYDNPTIVELPYGLINAMGLPNPGWKGFLEMVEGYKFDVPVIVSIFGGTPEEFAFLAEKLSDVADAFELNLSCPHAKGYGMEIGQRPENVYEVVKAVKDATDKPVIAKLTPNIDDITKLGLAAERAGADAVSAINTLKAIAIDVYARKPVLSNRVGGYSGPGVKPVALRAVYDLARTLEIPVIGIGGITTWQDAVEFLLAGASALQIGTAVSLHGWSVFREISEGIERYLEEEGFSSVGEIVGLALE from the coding sequence ATGGCGAGCCTTGAGGTCGAGCTTTTCGGAATCAAGTTCGAGAACCCGCTCATTCTGGCATCTGGAATAAACGACAAGGTTCCCGAGCAGTGGATACGGGCACACGAGGAAGGAGCCGGGGGAGTGGTCACGAAATCAATAGGACTCGAGCCGAGGAAGGGCTACGACAACCCCACGATAGTGGAACTTCCCTATGGCCTGATAAACGCGATGGGCCTGCCGAACCCCGGCTGGAAAGGCTTCCTTGAGATGGTTGAGGGTTATAAGTTTGACGTTCCAGTCATAGTCTCGATATTCGGAGGAACCCCCGAGGAGTTCGCCTTTCTAGCGGAGAAGCTGAGCGACGTTGCGGACGCCTTCGAGCTGAATCTCTCCTGCCCCCACGCCAAGGGCTATGGCATGGAGATAGGGCAGAGGCCAGAAAACGTCTATGAGGTCGTCAAGGCCGTCAAAGACGCCACGGATAAGCCCGTCATAGCCAAGCTGACTCCAAACATTGACGACATAACCAAGCTCGGTCTTGCAGCAGAGAGAGCGGGAGCCGATGCCGTCTCGGCGATAAATACTCTGAAGGCGATAGCGATAGACGTCTACGCCAGGAAGCCGGTTTTGAGCAACAGGGTCGGCGGCTACTCCGGGCCGGGGGTTAAGCCTGTCGCTTTGAGGGCGGTCTACGACCTCGCGAGAACCCTCGAAATACCTGTTATTGGGATTGGGGGCATAACAACCTGGCAGGATGCCGTTGAGTTCCTTTTGGCTGGTGCTTCGGCCCTTCAGATTGGAACCGCCGTCTCCCTCCATGGTTGGAGCGTGTTCAGGGAGATAAGTGAAGGCATTGAGAGATACCTCGAGGAAGAAGGGTTTTCGAGCGTGGGGGAGATAGTAGGTTTGGCTCTGGAGTGA
- a CDS encoding FAD-dependent oxidoreductase: MRLTEHPVLRFKRGREVTVYFKGQPLKAYEGETIATALHAAGIRVLNYSNNQKRPRGLFCAIGKCSSCLMVVNGVPNVRTCITLVEDGMQIEPQRGKAKLPGDAKPPEFKDAAVVRADVIVIGGGPAGLMAAINAADAGARVVLLDENPMLGGQLVKQTHKFFGKREQFAGVRGVEIARILGDETRKRENIEIFLETSAVGIFQEGDEKLVLGVRKNSELVEFRGRALVVATGAMEKMIPFENNDLPGIYGAGAIQTLMNTYGVKPGDRVLIVGAGNVGLILAYQLVQAGVEVEAIVEAMPKVGGYFVHAAKVRRLGIPILTRHTILRAEGKEKVERAVVAQLDENWRPIPGTERVFDVDVIALAVGLRPSIELLHQAGCQIRFVRELGGHVAVRDPWMETTVRGIFVAGDTAGIEEATTAMLEGKIAGIAAALRLGIAGEEWIKEIERAQRDLEEFRSGPFGRHVAEGIRKLLSEVGGNV, encoded by the coding sequence GTGCGCTTAACTGAACATCCTGTTCTCCGTTTTAAGCGCGGCAGGGAGGTCACAGTATACTTCAAAGGACAGCCCCTAAAGGCCTACGAGGGCGAGACAATTGCGACCGCCCTCCATGCCGCAGGAATACGGGTGCTGAACTATTCGAACAATCAGAAACGGCCGAGAGGCCTTTTCTGCGCCATCGGGAAGTGTTCATCCTGCCTGATGGTCGTCAACGGGGTTCCGAACGTCAGGACGTGCATAACGCTCGTCGAAGACGGAATGCAGATCGAGCCGCAGAGGGGAAAGGCGAAGCTGCCCGGAGATGCCAAACCGCCGGAATTCAAAGACGCAGCGGTCGTGAGGGCGGACGTAATCGTCATCGGCGGCGGGCCCGCAGGGCTTATGGCGGCAATAAACGCGGCAGATGCCGGTGCCAGGGTCGTTCTCCTGGACGAGAACCCCATGCTGGGCGGTCAGCTCGTGAAGCAGACCCACAAGTTCTTTGGGAAGAGGGAACAGTTTGCAGGAGTTAGGGGCGTCGAGATAGCGAGGATCCTGGGGGATGAGACCAGGAAGAGGGAGAACATCGAGATATTCCTCGAAACCTCCGCCGTCGGAATATTTCAGGAAGGCGATGAGAAGCTCGTCCTCGGAGTGAGGAAGAACAGCGAGCTGGTGGAGTTCCGCGGGAGGGCGTTGGTGGTCGCAACCGGCGCGATGGAGAAGATGATCCCCTTCGAGAACAACGATCTACCTGGAATCTACGGCGCGGGGGCAATACAGACCCTCATGAACACCTACGGCGTCAAACCGGGCGACAGGGTTCTGATCGTTGGTGCCGGGAACGTCGGGCTTATCCTGGCCTACCAGCTTGTACAGGCCGGCGTCGAGGTCGAGGCCATAGTCGAGGCGATGCCTAAAGTTGGCGGCTACTTCGTCCACGCCGCTAAAGTGAGGCGCCTTGGAATCCCTATCCTCACGAGGCATACGATACTGCGCGCAGAGGGGAAGGAGAAGGTGGAAAGGGCAGTGGTGGCCCAGCTCGACGAGAACTGGAGGCCCATACCCGGAACCGAGAGGGTCTTCGATGTGGACGTCATCGCCCTCGCCGTTGGCCTGAGGCCGAGCATAGAGCTACTCCACCAGGCGGGCTGTCAGATACGGTTCGTCCGCGAGCTGGGCGGCCACGTCGCGGTTAGAGACCCGTGGATGGAGACCACCGTCAGGGGAATCTTCGTCGCGGGCGATACCGCCGGAATAGAGGAGGCGACGACCGCGATGCTGGAGGGGAAGATAGCTGGAATAGCCGCCGCCCTGAGGCTCGGAATAGCGGGGGAGGAATGGATTAAGGAGATAGAAAGGGCCCAGCGCGACCTTGAGGAGTTCCGCTCTGGCCCCTTCGGAAGGCACGTCGCCGAGGGCATAAGGAAGCTGCTTTCGGAGGTCGGTGGAAATGTCTGA
- a CDS encoding 4Fe-4S dicluster domain-containing protein, producing MSEVPAYLREGYITPDELFKIIPKPSEERLRARPVAVPECPQEIPCAPCREVCPTNAISMPTPNDLPVVDYEKCIGCSLCVQICPGLAFFMVHYVGDKARITMPHELLPLPKRGEEVVLLNRTGESVGKGKIVTVVPREKSRGDTPILVVEVPLQLAWDVRAVRVER from the coding sequence ATGTCTGAGGTTCCCGCTTATCTGAGGGAGGGCTACATAACGCCCGATGAGCTTTTCAAGATAATTCCAAAGCCGAGCGAGGAGCGCCTGAGGGCAAGGCCCGTCGCAGTCCCGGAGTGCCCCCAGGAGATACCCTGCGCGCCCTGCAGGGAGGTATGTCCGACCAACGCGATAAGCATGCCGACGCCGAACGATTTACCAGTAGTGGACTACGAGAAGTGCATAGGCTGCTCCCTGTGCGTCCAGATATGCCCGGGGCTGGCGTTCTTCATGGTGCACTACGTCGGGGATAAGGCCAGGATAACGATGCCCCACGAACTCCTTCCGCTCCCGAAGCGCGGCGAGGAAGTTGTTCTTCTCAACCGCACTGGCGAATCCGTTGGAAAGGGAAAGATCGTCACCGTGGTTCCGCGCGAGAAGAGCAGGGGCGACACGCCCATACTGGTGGTGGAAGTGCCCCTCCAGCTCGCCTGGGACGTGAGGGCCGTGAGGGTGGAGAGGTGA
- a CDS encoding (2Fe-2S)-binding protein, with protein MSGKVIICRCNDVTIDEIEALIDEGVTDIEEIKRLLRIGMGPCQGRTCIPLVLSILAKRTGKKPEEIPLPRARVPIRPVRVGVIVGGDDE; from the coding sequence ATGTCCGGAAAGGTGATCATCTGCCGCTGCAACGACGTCACCATCGATGAGATAGAGGCGCTCATAGATGAGGGGGTTACAGACATCGAGGAGATAAAACGCCTCCTCCGCATCGGAATGGGACCCTGCCAGGGAAGGACGTGCATACCGCTCGTGCTCTCGATCCTCGCCAAGAGAACCGGCAAAAAACCCGAGGAGATCCCCCTTCCGAGGGCGAGGGTCCCCATAAGGCCCGTCCGCGTCGGGGTCATAGTGGGTGGTGACGATGAGTAA
- a CDS encoding NAD(P)/FAD-dependent oxidoreductase produces MSKVAVIGGGIIGVATAYELAKLGEEVILFEKSYFGSGSTFRCATGIRAQFTDEANIRLMKHSVRRWEGLEEELGFDINFRQTGYLFLATSEEEVKAFKNNIRLQNRFGVPTRLIGMEEAKEIVPILNTEPFLAGAWNPKDGKANPFKTLFAYLFRAREMGVDAREHTEVVALEREGDTIKAVKYRSNGRVESVKVDAVLNAANAWAPLINEMAGLKRDLVPIKAYKHQLVKTEPLEPGQAEPLVCPPSWNDAYIIQDGEDGGIICGAGIEHEARGLNDYEPTYDFLRGVLRYATMIAPPLKYAHIVRQWAGFYAKTPDKNPAIGRLLDNFYIAAGFSGHGFMMAPAVAQAVAELMANGRSRVPLDWEWYDPYRFERGELRSSAFQIG; encoded by the coding sequence ATGAGTAAGGTGGCGGTAATCGGAGGCGGGATAATCGGCGTTGCAACGGCCTACGAGCTGGCGAAGCTCGGCGAGGAGGTTATTCTCTTTGAGAAGAGCTACTTCGGCTCCGGCTCCACCTTCCGCTGCGCCACCGGAATCCGCGCCCAGTTCACGGACGAGGCCAATATAAGGCTCATGAAGCACTCCGTCAGGCGCTGGGAGGGGCTGGAGGAGGAGCTGGGGTTCGACATAAACTTCAGGCAGACGGGGTACCTCTTCCTGGCCACGAGCGAGGAGGAAGTCAAGGCGTTTAAGAACAACATACGACTCCAGAACCGCTTCGGCGTTCCTACGAGGCTGATAGGGATGGAAGAGGCGAAGGAGATAGTCCCCATCCTCAACACGGAGCCTTTCCTGGCGGGAGCCTGGAACCCGAAGGACGGGAAGGCGAACCCCTTCAAAACGCTCTTCGCGTACCTCTTCAGGGCGAGGGAGATGGGCGTCGATGCCAGGGAGCACACGGAGGTCGTTGCCCTCGAGCGCGAGGGAGACACCATCAAGGCTGTGAAGTACAGGAGCAACGGGAGGGTAGAGAGCGTGAAGGTCGACGCCGTGCTCAACGCCGCGAACGCCTGGGCGCCCCTCATCAACGAAATGGCCGGTTTGAAGCGTGATTTGGTGCCGATAAAGGCCTACAAGCACCAGCTCGTCAAGACGGAGCCGCTGGAACCCGGCCAGGCGGAGCCGCTGGTCTGCCCACCGAGCTGGAACGACGCCTACATAATCCAGGACGGCGAGGACGGTGGGATAATCTGCGGGGCCGGAATAGAGCATGAAGCCAGGGGCCTGAACGACTACGAGCCAACCTACGACTTCCTGAGGGGCGTTCTCCGCTACGCGACGATGATAGCGCCGCCGCTCAAGTACGCTCACATCGTGCGCCAGTGGGCAGGCTTCTACGCGAAGACACCGGACAAGAACCCCGCCATAGGAAGGCTCCTCGACAACTTCTACATCGCTGCGGGCTTCAGCGGGCACGGCTTCATGATGGCGCCCGCGGTTGCCCAAGCGGTGGCGGAGCTTATGGCCAATGGCAGGAGCAGGGTTCCGCTCGACTGGGAGTGGTACGACCCCTACCGCTTCGAGAGGGGCGAGCTTAGGAGTTCGGCCTTCCAGATAGGGTGA
- the pyrH gene encoding UMP kinase: MRIVFDIGGSVLVPDDPDIDFIKAIAYELVKISEDHEVAVVVGGGRVSRKYIQAAKEFTPNETFKDYIGIHITRANAMLLIAALGEKAYPFIIQDFRKAWEVIQLKKIPIMGGTHPGHTTDAVAALLAEYLQADLLVVVTNVDGVYDSDPRKNPNAKKLDRITVDQLVEIAMQAESKAGGSGVVDALAAKFIQRGKIKTYIVGKKDAYHLFDVVKGKHNGTVVEP, encoded by the coding sequence ATGAGGATAGTCTTCGATATAGGCGGTTCGGTTCTCGTTCCGGACGATCCGGACATCGATTTCATAAAGGCGATAGCGTACGAGCTCGTCAAGATAAGCGAGGACCACGAGGTAGCGGTTGTCGTCGGCGGCGGCAGGGTTTCGAGGAAGTACATCCAGGCCGCGAAGGAGTTCACACCAAACGAGACCTTCAAGGACTACATTGGAATCCACATCACCAGGGCCAACGCGATGCTTTTGATAGCGGCTCTCGGCGAGAAGGCCTACCCGTTCATCATCCAGGACTTCAGGAAGGCTTGGGAGGTCATCCAGCTCAAGAAGATACCGATAATGGGGGGAACCCACCCCGGCCACACCACGGATGCGGTTGCAGCCCTTCTCGCCGAGTACCTCCAGGCGGACCTTCTCGTCGTTGTCACCAACGTCGACGGCGTATACGATTCTGACCCGAGGAAGAACCCCAACGCCAAAAAGCTCGACAGAATCACCGTCGACCAGCTCGTAGAGATAGCGATGCAGGCCGAGAGCAAAGCCGGTGGAAGCGGCGTCGTGGATGCATTGGCGGCGAAGTTTATCCAGCGGGGCAAGATAAAGACCTACATCGTCGGCAAGAAGGACGCTTACCACCTCTTTGACGTCGTGAAGGGGAAGCACAACGGGACTGTAGTTGAGCCTTGA
- a CDS encoding NAD(P)/FAD-dependent oxidoreductase, translating into MKVVVVGSGTAGSNFALFMRKLDRKAEITVIGKEPTMQYSPCALPHVISGTIEKPEDVIVFSNEFYEKQKINLMLGTEVKSIDRERKVVITDDGEVPYDKLVLAVGSKAFVPPIKGVENEGVFTLKSLDDVRRIKSCIAERKPKKAVVIGAGLIGLEGAEAFAKLGMEVLVVELMDRLMPTMLDKDTAKLVQAEMEKHGVSFRFGVGVSEIVGSPVEAVKIGEEEVPADMVLVATGVRANTDLAKQAGLEVNRGIVVNEHLQTSDPDIYAIGDCAEVIDAVTGGRILSQLGTSAVRMAKVAAEHIAGKDVAFRPVFNTAITELFGLEIGTFGITEERAKREGIEIAVGKFKGSTKPEYYPGGKPITVKLIFRKTDRKLIGGQIVGGERVWGRIMTLSALAQKGATVEDVAYLETAYAPPISPTIDPITVAAEMAQRRFR; encoded by the coding sequence ATGAAAGTTGTCGTGGTCGGTTCTGGTACAGCTGGAAGCAACTTCGCCCTCTTCATGCGCAAGCTCGACAGAAAGGCCGAGATAACCGTCATCGGAAAGGAACCAACGATGCAGTATTCACCCTGTGCTCTCCCCCACGTCATAAGCGGCACGATCGAGAAGCCCGAGGACGTTATCGTCTTCTCGAACGAGTTCTACGAGAAGCAGAAGATAAACCTCATGCTCGGAACGGAGGTCAAATCCATAGACCGCGAGAGAAAGGTCGTGATCACTGATGATGGCGAGGTCCCCTACGACAAGCTCGTTCTGGCGGTCGGATCGAAGGCCTTCGTTCCGCCGATAAAGGGCGTTGAGAACGAAGGCGTCTTCACGCTCAAGAGCCTCGACGACGTGCGCAGAATTAAATCCTGCATCGCCGAGAGGAAGCCGAAGAAAGCTGTAGTCATCGGCGCTGGACTAATAGGCCTTGAGGGCGCTGAAGCCTTCGCCAAGCTCGGCATGGAGGTTCTTGTGGTAGAGCTGATGGATCGCCTAATGCCCACCATGCTCGATAAGGACACGGCGAAGCTCGTCCAGGCGGAGATGGAAAAGCACGGCGTTTCCTTCAGGTTTGGAGTTGGAGTTAGCGAGATAGTCGGAAGCCCCGTTGAGGCGGTTAAGATTGGGGAAGAGGAGGTTCCGGCTGATATGGTTCTCGTTGCCACCGGAGTAAGGGCCAACACCGATCTAGCAAAGCAGGCCGGCCTCGAAGTGAACAGGGGCATAGTTGTGAATGAGCACCTTCAGACAAGCGACCCTGACATCTACGCGATAGGCGACTGTGCCGAAGTCATCGACGCCGTAACCGGCGGCAGAATCCTCAGCCAGCTCGGAACTTCAGCGGTAAGGATGGCGAAGGTTGCCGCTGAACACATAGCTGGAAAGGACGTCGCCTTTAGACCGGTCTTCAACACGGCAATAACGGAACTCTTCGGCCTCGAAATCGGCACCTTCGGAATCACCGAGGAGAGGGCGAAGAGGGAGGGCATTGAAATAGCCGTCGGCAAGTTCAAGGGATCGACGAAGCCGGAGTACTATCCGGGCGGTAAGCCGATAACCGTAAAGCTTATCTTCAGAAAAACAGACCGGAAGCTAATCGGCGGCCAGATAGTGGGTGGAGAAAGGGTGTGGGGCAGGATAATGACGCTCTCCGCCCTGGCGCAGAAGGGAGCAACGGTTGAGGATGTTGCCTACCTTGAGACGGCCTACGCCCCGCCGATAAGCCCGACCATCGACCCGATAACGGTCGCGGCGGAGATGGCGCAGAGGAGGTTCCGCTGA
- a CDS encoding UbiA family prenyltransferase, with protein sequence MDFGTLVSLLRPKFSLPSLIPGLVAFTIARYHYGVSFTTDFFLAMLVIFLVTSAGLVINEYYDYDLDVLAGRTELPLVSGNIKLWTAKLLGYGLFIPALVTSALISLKALLITTIASFLAIAYSAPPLRLKSRPLLDSITNGLAYGPVTMGLVFESLELPMGWALVYSLPFFVVLSAGHMLLAVPTIEEDLALGARTSAAWLGRERGIKVGILLFALASAMVVAYCLLGYYPLLSVSFLPFVAYATLQLWRWMEGASRKEVFKKMEISFLLGATAFLLPFFL encoded by the coding sequence GTGGATTTCGGAACCCTGGTTTCCCTTTTACGTCCCAAATTTTCACTTCCGTCCCTGATTCCGGGCCTGGTAGCCTTCACCATCGCCCGCTATCACTATGGAGTATCCTTCACGACCGACTTCTTTCTGGCCATGCTGGTGATATTCCTCGTGACCTCCGCCGGGCTGGTCATAAACGAGTACTACGACTACGACCTCGACGTCCTGGCCGGCAGGACGGAGCTGCCCCTCGTGAGCGGAAACATCAAGCTCTGGACGGCAAAACTCCTCGGTTACGGCCTCTTCATCCCCGCCCTCGTGACCTCGGCGCTGATATCGCTGAAGGCGCTTCTCATAACCACAATTGCCTCCTTCCTTGCCATTGCCTACTCCGCGCCACCGCTGAGGCTCAAGTCGAGGCCCCTGCTCGATTCCATCACCAACGGCCTCGCGTACGGCCCTGTGACGATGGGCCTCGTCTTTGAGTCTTTGGAACTCCCGATGGGGTGGGCACTGGTCTATTCCCTCCCCTTCTTCGTCGTCCTCTCCGCAGGCCACATGCTCCTGGCCGTTCCCACAATAGAGGAGGATCTAGCTTTGGGCGCGAGAACCTCCGCGGCGTGGCTCGGCAGGGAAAGGGGCATAAAGGTCGGCATCCTCCTGTTCGCTCTTGCCTCCGCGATGGTCGTTGCCTACTGCCTCCTCGGCTACTATCCCCTTCTCTCCGTCTCGTTCCTTCCCTTCGTGGCCTACGCGACGTTACAGCTCTGGCGATGGATGGAGGGAGCCAGCAGGAAGGAAGTCTTCAAGAAGATGGAGATCTCTTTCCTCCTCGGTGCGACCGCATTCCTTCTCCCGTTCTTCCTCTAA
- a CDS encoding endonuclease/exonuclease/phosphatase family protein, with product MKVEERDRILLGIGAGILLASSLRVFVAGAYSSLEKTFFYGMNFPSGLGIVLFIIAAFLVGRMSRKAGAVIMMAYALAALLTDATEYTHLIAAFTLPIALALVKELDVKYLAIGLIADLSLRVLAVGGEPIDFPHTRVLLAVLILLGAYALWREPGTLKKPGFGLYAFASLLELGLIYPNAIMRYSGITVYYLPQFIGFSFVVALAILLGPYLGKKPNIAVLLLILGSAALFMKPAALIGLPLALASAIALVESSKGSRGGVIGAVYLFLVATLGIGAYVGRDIGLAFMEDRLEALILVASVVYALSAYGKSVEVRVSSVREIAASLAGLVLASAIVLALFNASPVYEPAKKEVLIWTYNVHQGFGPYDGKFNGYELVNLLREQKPDIWVAQEVVGGMIGNGYQDVPLFVSAYLGYAYEYKPAVEGTYGIAVFSHWHMKTEGDLNLESVGQARPAQKVSFEELNLVLVNVHMGLSEEERAMQAEELLKFAESEPVAEMIAGDTNAEPEEKAIEILTRDYRDAFEQRPPYTFLWERNGVRDEENIDYILLKKNWPAGVKDYGCLCDVEVSDHRPVWALVELP from the coding sequence ATGAAGGTGGAGGAGAGGGATAGAATCCTGCTCGGGATAGGGGCTGGAATACTTCTGGCATCATCGCTCAGGGTCTTCGTGGCCGGGGCCTACTCCAGCCTCGAAAAGACCTTCTTCTACGGCATGAACTTTCCATCCGGGCTTGGAATAGTGCTATTTATCATAGCGGCCTTCCTCGTTGGCAGGATGAGCCGGAAGGCTGGCGCGGTCATAATGATGGCCTACGCCCTGGCGGCGCTCCTCACGGACGCCACTGAATACACCCACTTAATAGCCGCTTTCACCCTTCCGATCGCCCTGGCCCTCGTTAAGGAACTCGACGTCAAGTACCTCGCTATTGGCCTCATTGCGGACCTAAGCCTCCGCGTTCTGGCGGTTGGCGGCGAGCCTATAGACTTTCCGCACACCCGAGTACTCTTGGCGGTTCTGATACTCCTCGGGGCTTACGCCCTCTGGAGGGAGCCTGGAACCCTCAAGAAGCCCGGCTTTGGTCTCTATGCCTTCGCATCACTCCTTGAACTGGGGTTGATTTACCCGAACGCGATCATGCGCTACTCCGGAATTACCGTTTACTACCTGCCTCAGTTCATAGGATTCTCGTTCGTAGTCGCCCTGGCGATCCTCCTCGGACCGTACCTGGGCAAAAAGCCGAACATCGCCGTACTCCTGCTGATCCTCGGCTCCGCGGCGCTCTTCATGAAGCCAGCCGCTTTAATCGGTCTCCCGCTGGCGCTGGCATCTGCAATAGCTCTCGTCGAAAGCTCCAAGGGCAGCAGGGGAGGTGTCATTGGAGCGGTCTACCTCTTCCTCGTCGCGACCCTTGGAATCGGGGCCTACGTTGGCAGGGACATAGGTCTGGCCTTCATGGAGGACAGGCTCGAGGCGCTCATTCTCGTTGCATCCGTGGTCTACGCCCTGAGCGCCTACGGAAAGTCTGTGGAGGTCAGGGTTTCAAGCGTAAGGGAGATAGCGGCTTCCCTCGCCGGTCTTGTCCTGGCTTCCGCCATCGTCCTGGCCCTCTTCAACGCTTCCCCGGTATACGAACCGGCCAAAAAAGAGGTTCTCATCTGGACCTACAACGTCCACCAGGGGTTCGGGCCGTACGACGGGAAGTTCAACGGCTACGAGCTCGTTAACCTGCTGAGGGAGCAGAAACCGGACATCTGGGTGGCCCAGGAGGTCGTCGGAGGGATGATAGGCAACGGCTACCAGGACGTTCCGCTGTTCGTATCGGCCTATCTCGGCTACGCCTACGAGTACAAGCCCGCCGTGGAAGGCACCTACGGTATAGCGGTATTCTCGCACTGGCACATGAAGACCGAGGGTGACCTCAACCTTGAGAGCGTGGGACAGGCGAGACCTGCCCAGAAGGTTAGCTTTGAGGAGTTGAACCTCGTCCTGGTGAACGTCCACATGGGGCTGAGCGAGGAGGAGAGGGCGATGCAGGCCGAGGAGCTCCTCAAGTTCGCGGAGAGCGAACCGGTCGCAGAGATGATAGCCGGCGACACCAACGCCGAGCCGGAGGAGAAGGCGATAGAGATACTTACCCGCGACTACAGGGATGCATTTGAGCAGAGGCCGCCCTACACCTTCCTCTGGGAGAGGAACGGAGTCAGAGACGAGGAGAACATAGACTACATCCTGCTTAAGAAGAACTGGCCGGCAGGGGTCAAAGATTACGGCTGCCTCTGCGATGTGGAGGTTTCCGACCACAGGCCGGTGTGGGCGCTGGTGGAGCTTCCGTGA